In the Colletotrichum higginsianum IMI 349063 chromosome 7 map unlocalized unitig_7, whole genome shotgun sequence genome, one interval contains:
- a CDS encoding WD g-beta repeat protein, producing MSASARNRTATASSEKSSQRGRSNEMQDFTMSQPNVMRYFEPCAATASMFLYAQGSSIVCCHHDTLTIERRFSRHSDEVQLLAVDTQSEIGAGRLVVSYDAGQTAIVWDIMTGDEVARFASYEHLTTAAWMRNGNVAFGNTQGNIILFEPTTSEHISSRTIDQIAVTALAPAADCRTFAIGYQNGSLLVATLQPRFTILHNLGTSRAPSPIVTLNWHASSSRQKSDMLAAQTHDGDLRVWSVSKSYSSDDPAKIVRILKRTDNYQAGPNWMGWSKNGRIIQYSESETLSWDVRTKHVTWDSIPTLEHVRGLAVYGPGASLFTLGVNNTVQQFDLNTPSIIVANVQHPANLLPPSPPVSIEEQQGQKTSTTIVTDSDATSGTIELGISESDEDHLSPFDRIVGRKDTGTPRALDPYDADSASAASSRSGLSSVSRSSGGSRTPGRYPSSAVSRGMTENTYISAGSSLRSSAAPYQERDMYSMSGTSMMTGTSTSSYRSRRSRPSRLRNEVLPSPVDNKVHDLFQYTRSRLSDIPYKHPIAIDNRRLNNDDLRKQMLSTIFGWNKDIEDLVREELSRHNSGSPGRILLMKWLGDIDADVMAANSSSMTSSDWMLLALSGIGGQASQHKLGRAYVQRLLEHGDLHAAVTILIGMGDQHDAIEIYISHKKYMEALILTCLCYPAVWERQSAIIKKWGEWAVMHGQQQLAVRCFACTGAESDEPWTSPSAAQVTFQSINQNLNEGTPEVLSPPLSPPGVNRGPQRSIAKTSALKLITSFGEQAGKSRFYSQGDGGQTPIAAGPTPIVDSALTPGGYDVTTAFIRPPNRSQFNTPSSAISGASGFGRKRLPSIGEVPADLSRDQLRTEGEESRRAMQMRKPTEQDNFAVGLSLQRAATASPMMMRDQYKKITTRTREPPPPSPDARMLVKMEGSMAQHNGSRDRKPKGLHLELGGLNNMANEITSPEQSVASSTRFHWPSRRRGPGSVTSSVTSQSTTGKSIRSNTTGGRQDYIHSLETAQRLQQRKQRSRHTSREGKRDGSRGRDRDHSRTRKTASREASAERGRASSRNWPKPKHSPTSPIPMSPEDLINLSTPRMLPEVVDPATARKSSKSRRGTSRASSRGSQGRAISPDARRRPPALDLRGRSADREGGSRARSPSSPLPLSANLIHYQGSEDEEDYIKAVIEQENFRNRHNRSTSQHGYRNALSPELTRVFPQRAQRDRSESRRRQADENLDQPRDISPNQSKSRAASTEHAGDLKTMKDERQRKKDEAARELEERRKSLAQRPSAPPIPHPNHIRIGIEPSSSAVELPPRSHTADPTQRGMYARSNSNVHLGLPATPKAMRLIIESDKDNNNIPVPPIPATFAQRHSPATSPQQQSPAKDKEADLLTLLPQTTYQLPSSVYQPPDRGMIPRSMSAPPIPPDGPSPRGPSSHSKGLSRGPSMRQGNLGEIRTVDDMIRARRASQESNNYGALPPPPPPPPPPPMLRELQHLAMPPPPPPAPLPYASHSNAGGHGSGMIEIVMDDDKPIPATTAAPMDTTVPVLSSPAPPTSKGHIRGRSFTERDSSLAGRLSKATDRFRSGSRTRKEPSSRPRGQDDYEYAPYESVLMPTIYGRDDMRSPPAMTAMTQKGLPTGLHQSEMI from the exons ATgtccgcctcggcgaggaacCGAACCGCCACCGCCAGCTCCGAAAAATCGTCACAAAGGGGCCGGAGCAATGAGATGCAAGACTTTACCATGTCGCAGCCTAACGTGATGCGCTACTTCGAGCCAtgcgccgcgacggcgtccaTGTTTCTGTATGCGCAGGGCTCGTCTATCGTATGCTGCCACCACGACACTCTTACGATTGAGAGGAGGTTCTCGAGGCACTCGGACGAAGTTCAGTTACTTGCAGTCGATACCCAGAGCGAAATCGGAGCGGGAAGACTGGTAGTGAGCTACGATGCCGGGCAGACTGCAATTGTCTGGGATATTATGACGGGCGACGAAGTGGCTCGATTTGCCTCATACGAGCATCTGACGACTGCCGCTTGGATGCGCAACGGAAACGTCGCCTTTG GTAACACACAGGGCAACATTATTCTATTCGAGCCTACCACATCCGAGCACATTTCCTCCAGAACGATTGATCAGATCGCAGTAACAGCACTCGCACCTGCTGCAGACTGCCGGACTTTCGCAATCGG TTACCAAAACGGTTCTTTGCTAGTCGCAACTTTACAACCGCGGTTCACCATCCTACACAACCTAGGTACCTCCAGAGCGCCTTCACCCATAGTCACGCTCAATTGGCatgcctcgtcatctcgACAGAAATCAGACATGTTGGCGGCCCAGACACATGATGGTGATCTGCGAGTCTGGAGCGTCTCCAAGTCATACAGCAGCGACGACCCCGCCAAGATCGTGAGGATTCTCAAACGCACCGACAACTATCAAGCTGGACCCAACTGGATGGGTTGGTCAAAGAACGGCCGAATCATTCAGTACTCTGAGTC AGAAACACTTTCGTGGGATGTCCGTACTAAGCATGTCACCTGGGACAGTATCCCGACACTTGAGCACGTCAGAGGCCTGGCCGTTTACGGCCCCGGTGCCAGTCTCTTCACACTCGGGGTCAACAATACGGTCCAGCAATTCGATCTTAATACTCCGTCTATCATCGTAGCCAACGTCCAGCATCCTGCCAACTTGTtgccgccatcaccgccgGTCTCAATCGAAGAGCAGCAAGGACAGAAGACTTCGACAACGATTGTTACCGACTCTGATGCTACTTCCGGTACCATTGAATTGGGTATCTCTGAGAGCGACGAAGACCACCTATCCCCATTTGACCGCATTGTCGGCCGGAAGGACACGGGCACGCCCAGGGCGCTCGATCCGTACGATGCCGACTCTGCAAGCGCGGCCTCTAGCCGCAGCGGACTTTCTTCAGTGTCAAGATCTTCCGGAGGATCTCGGACGCCTGGCCGCTACCCTTCATCAGCTGTTTCGCGAGGTATGACTGAAAACACCTACATCTCGGCTGGTTCGTCTTTGAGGTCGTCGGCTGCACCGTATCAAGAAAGAGACATGTACTCCATGAGTGGAACCTCAATGATGACTGGCACCTCAACGTCTTCATACCGATCTCGGCGTTCGAGGCCCTCTCGCCTGCGAAATGAGGTTCTGCCGAGCCCAGTCGACAATAAGGTTCATGATCTTTTTCAGTACACGAGGAGCCGACTCAGTGATATTCCCTACAAGCATCCGATCGCCATTGACAACAGGCGTctcaacaacgacgacctcCGCAAACAAATGTTGAGCACTATCTTTGGATGGAACAAAGACATCGAGGATCTGGTACGGGAGGAGTTGAGCAGACACAACTCCGGTTCGCCGGGTCGCATCCTCCTGATGAAATGGCTCGGCGATATTGATGCAGATGTCATGGCAGCGAACTCATCCTCCATGACGTCTTCCGACTGGATGTTGCTTGCGCTCAGCGGTATTGGAGGCCAAGCCTCACAGCACAAGCTGGGTCGGGCTTATGTTCAGAGACTACTGGAACATGGCGATCTTCACGCTGCTGTCACCATCTTGATTGGAATGGGCGACCAACACGACGCCATTGAGATTTACATCTCGCACAAGAAGTATATGGAGGCTCTCATTTTGACTTGCCTGTGCTACCCTGCTGTCTGGGAACGGCAATCGGCCATCATTAAGAAATGGGGAGAATGGGCTGTTATGCACGGGCAACAGCAGCTTGCAGTTCGATG CTTTGCTTGTACTGGAGCCGAGTCCGATGAGCCATGGACGTCTCCTTCCGCTGCCCAGGTCACCTTCCAGAGCATCAACCAGAACCTCAACGAGGGAACCCCCGAAGTTTTATCTCCTCCATTATCACCCCCTGGCGTCAATCGCGGACCGCAGAGAAGTATTGCAAAGACGTCCGCTCTGAAGCTCATTACTTCTTTTGGCGAGCAAGCCGGGAAGTCAAGGTTCTATTCGCAAGGCGATGGTGGACAGACTCCGATTGCCGCCGGCCCGACCCCTATCGTCGACTCCGCTCTTACTCCTGGAGGCTATGATGTGACTACTGCTTTCATCCGCCCACCAAACCGCAGTCAGTTCAACACGCCGAGTTCTGCAATATCCGGGGCATCTGGTTTTGGCCGCAAGCGTCTACCTTCCATTGGAGAAGTCCCCGCAGACTTGTCCCGCGACCAGCTTCGGACCGAAGGTGAAGAATCCCGACGCGCTATGCAAATGCGCAAACCTACCGAGCAGGATAATTTTGCCGTCGGCCTATCGTTACAGAGGGCTGCTACCGCAAGCCCCATGATGATGCGAGACCAGTATAAGAAGATCACCACGCGGACAAGAGAGCCTCCCCCACCGTCCCCTGACGCCAGAATGCTCGTTAAAATGGAGGGCAGTATGGCTCAGCACAATGGCTCTCGAGACCGCAAGCCAAAGGGTCTTCACCTTGAACTAGGGGGTCTTAACAACATGGCTAACGAGATTACTTCTCCCGAACAATCTGTAGCATCTTCGACTCGCTTTCACTGGCCCTCTCGACGTCGCGGCCCGGGGTCCGTTACTAGTTCTGTCACATCTCAATCTACCACAGGCAAAAGCATTCGGAGTAACACTACTGGTGGGCGACAGGACTATATCCACAGTCTGGAGACTGCTCAACGCCTTCAACAGCGTAAGCAGCGAAGCCGACACACAAGCCGGGAGGGTAAACGGGATGGCTCCCGAGGCCGCGATCGCGACCACAGCCGCACCCGTAAGACTGCTTCACGTGAGGCTTCTGCGGAACGTGGCCGCGCATCGAGCCGCAACTGGCCTAAGCCGAAACACTCGCCGACCTCACCAATTCCCATGTCGCCCGAGGACCTTATCAACTTGAGCACCCCCAGGATGCTGCCTGAGGTGGTGGACCCTGCCACAGCCAGAAAGTCCAGCAAGAGCAGAAGGGGAACTAGTCGTGCGTCTAGTCGTGGCAGCCAAGGTCGCGCCATAAGCCCCGATGCCagacgccgccctcctgcGCTTGACCTCCGCGGCCGAAGCGCGGACCGTGAGGGTGGCTCTCGTGCCCGATCGCCCTCAAGCCCGCTTCCTCTCTCGGCCAACCTGATTCATTATCAAGGgtccgaggacgaggaagactACATCAAGGCTGTCATCGAACAGGAAAACTTCAGGAACCGACATAACAGGAGCACCAGCCAACACGGATATCGCAACGCCCTCTCCCCTGAACTGACTAGAGTCTTTCCCCAGCGGGCCCAGCGGGACCGATCCGagagccgtcgtcgtcaagctGATGAGAATCTCGATCAACCCCGCGACATCAGTCCAAACCAGTCGAAGTCGCGTGCCGCTTCTACTGAGCATGCTGGAGACCTCAAGACCATGAAGGACGAGAGGCAGCGCAAGAAGGATGAGGCCGCCCGCGAGCTTGAAGAGCGGCGCAAGTCGCTTGCACAACGACCGTCAGCACCCCCAATCCCCCATCCCAACCACATCCGCATCGGCATTGAGCCGTCATCCAGCGCTGTTGAGCTCCCTCCTCGTAGCCACACCGCGGACCCGACTCAAAGGGGCATGTACGCTCGCAGCAACTCCAACGTCCACTTAGGGCTTCCTGCGACACCTAAGGCCATGCGTCTGATCATTGAGTCCGACAAGGACAATAATAACATTCCTGTGCCCCCAATCCCAGCGACATTTGCACAGCGGCACTCCCCGGCAACCTCGCCTCAGCAGCAGTCCCCAGCGAAGGATAAGGAGGCGGACCTCCTCACACTTCTCCCGCAGACGACTTACCAACTTCCGTCATCTGTTTATCAGCCTCCCGACCGGGGCATGATACCTCGCAGCATGTCCGCCCCGCCGATTCCTCCTGATGGGCCATCCCCAAGAGGACCAAGTTCCCACAGCAAGGGGCTTTCCCGAGGCCCGTCAATGAGACAAGGCAACTTGGGAGAAATTCGCACAGTTGACGACATGATCCGCGCCAGGCGCGCCTCGCAGGAGAGCAACAACTACGGTGCactgccaccaccgccaccgccgccgcctcccccaCCAATGCTGAGGGAGTTGCAACATCTCGCcatgcctcctcctccgccacctgCACCCCTTCCGTACGCTTCTCACAGCAACGCTGGCGGGCATGGATCTGGCATGATCGAGATCgtcatggacgacgacaagcccATCCCCGCGACCACCGCCGCACCCATGGACACTACCGTTCCTGTTCTTTCGTCACCCGCTCCCCCAACATCCAAGGGCCACATTCGCGGTCGCAGCTTTACTGAGCGTGATAGCAGTCTTGCCGGTCGCCTCTCAAAGGCCACCGACCGTTTCCGGTCCGGTAGTCGTACCCGCAAGGAGCCCTCCAGCCGCCCTCGCGGTCAGGACGACTACGAATACGCGCCTTACGAGAGCGTTCTCATGCCGACGATCTACGGTCGCGATGACATGCGATCTCCCCCTGCCATGACGGCCATGACGCAGAAGGGTCTGCCCACCGGCCTGCACCAGAGCGAGATGATCTAA
- a CDS encoding GPI-GlcNAc transferase complex, whose protein sequence is MPPRRLRDAAAHAHHREPAGPARSGHPDEFHERELPIQDVLVNEAFRGFEVRYYLIVIVEGEEDLVVVFPRLLPRKKIVETVWRGVRGCLWEADGTAGGGGWNTRKMDERWQGGV, encoded by the exons atgcctcctcgccgcctacGCGACGCTGCTGCGCACGCACACCACCGAGAGCCTGCTGGTCCTGCGCGGTCTGGGCATCCAGACGAGTTCCACGAGCGGGAGCTACCT ATCCAggacgtcctcgtcaacgaGGCCTTCCGCGGCTTCGAGGTGCGATACTacctcatcgtcatcgtcgagggcgaggaggacctcgtcgtcgtcttccccaGGCTGCTGCCGCGGAAGAAGATCGTCGAGACGGTCTGGAGGGGGGTCAGGGGGTGTCTCTGGGAGGCGGACGGGACCGCCGGCGGGGGTGGCTGGAACACTAGGAAGATGGACGAAAGATGGCAGGGTGGCGTCTAG
- a CDS encoding tRNA pseudouridine synthase — MTDAGGKYYSWEKDRLIARIRQLEHELAKRDAAASSKSAGPGPGSGTATVDAAPPPAKKRKKDKKMDASRYSSRFIALKFAYLGKRYGGFEYASSASLPTIEGELWNALTKACLIFPEDPEVVNFDCCEYSKCGRTDRGVSAFGQVIALRVRSSKPLPKKPEEQAIPETEGDTAMEGTVEKAEGEEDNKKPEKEWDDIEDEIPYVKVLNRLLPDDIRVIAWCPAPPPGFSARFSCEERQYRYFFTQPAFTPTAVTATDGAPPDGLREGYLDIEAMNEAARRFVGDHDFRNFCKVDGSKQITSFERRMYEAGVEEVQDVGSVLPYLGRDAADGNDKLPRVYSFNIRGTAFLWHQIRHMVTILFLVGQRLEGPDVITRLLDVEKTPRKPNYDLAHETPLVLWNCVFPGDDDSRIPTAPENALRWVYGEADVVESLWAHYREKKMDEVLANRLLDLISGQVQSTEPKPKGKRVFQGGHEGKLSGGYVPLAKKQLTPTPEEINNRWAQRKGFKNAEEMRESKNWRKAIKDAKQAGTTAAAAAAAAAGAVDE, encoded by the coding sequence ATGACCGATGCGGGCGGGAAGTATTACTCGTGGGAGAAGGACCGCCTCATCGCGCGCATAAGACAGCTCGAGCACGAGCTCGCAAAGCGGGATGCCGCCGCGTCATCCAAGTCCGCCGGGCCCGGGCCCGGCTCCGGCACGGCGACGGTAGACGCTGCCCCGCCCCCGGCGAAGAAACGGAAGAAGGACAAAAAGATGGACGCCTCCCGGTACTCGAGCCGCTTCATCGCCCTCAAGTTCGCGTATCTCGGCAAGCGCTACGGCGGCTTCGAGTacgccagctcggcgagccTGCCGACCATCGAGGGCGAGCTGTGGAACGCGCTGACTAAGGCGTGCCTCATCTTCCCCGAGGACCCGGAGGTGGTCAACTTCGACTGCTGCGAGTACTCCAAGTGCGGCCGCACGGATCGCGGCGTGAGTGCCTTTGGGCAGGTCATCGCTCTGAGGGTACGGAGTAGCAAGCCGTTGCCCAAGAAGCCGGAAGAGCAAGCCATCCCCGAGACAGAGGGGGATACGGCCATGGAGGGGACAGTCGAGAAGgccgaaggagaagaagacaacAAGAAGCCCGAGAAGGAGTGGGACGACATCGAAGACGAGATCCCGTATGTCAAGGTCCTCAACCGCCTGCTCCCCGACGACATCCGCGTCATCGCGTGGtgcccggcgccgccgccggggttCTCGGCGCGCTTCTCCTGCGAGGAGCGGCAGTACCGCTACTTCTTCACCCAGCCGGCCTTCACGCCCACGGCGGTGACCGCGACCGACGGCGCGCCGCCGGACGGCTTGCGGGAAGGGTACCTCGACATTGAAGCCATGAAcgaggcggcgcggcgctTCGTCGGCGACCACGACTTCCGGAACTTCTGCAAGGTGGACGGCAGCAAGCAGATCACCAGCTTCGAGCGGCGCATGTACGAGGCCGGCGTGGAGGAGGTGCAGGACGTCGGCTCGGTGCTGCCGTACCTCGggcgcgacgccgccgacgggaaCGACAAGCTGCCCAGGGTGTACTCGTTCAACATCCGCGGCACGGCGTTCCTGTGGCACCAGATCCGGCACATGGTGAcgatcctcttcctcgtgGGCCAGCGCCTCGAGGGGCCCGACGTCATCACGCGGCTGCTGGACGTCGAGAAGACGCCCCGCAAGCCCAACTACGACCTCGCACACGAGACGCCGCTGGTGCTCTGGAACTGCGTGttccccggcgacgacgacagccgcatcccgacggcgccggagaACGCGCTGCGGTGGGTGTACGGCGAGGCTGACGTCGTCGAGAGCCTGTGGGCGCACTAccgcgagaagaagatggatgAAGTGCTGGCCAACCGGCTGCTGGACCTCATCTCGGGCCAGGTGCAGAGCACCgagcccaagcccaaggGCAAGCGCGTGTTCCAGGGGGGCCACGAGGGCAAGCTGTCGGGCGGGTACGTGCCGCTCGCTAAGAAGCAgctgacgccgacgcccgagGAGATCAACAACCGGTGGGCGCAGCGCAAGGGGTTCAAGAACGCCGAGGAGATGAGGGAGTCCAAGAACTGGAGGAAGGCCATCAAAGATGCCAAGCAGGCTGGtaccaccgccgctgccgctgccgctgccgccgcggggGCCGTTGATGAATGA
- a CDS encoding Rho-like small GTPase has translation MDGDAIRILLVGDEKCGKTSFISRLSAGEGTGPITLLRDIDQPFIFEIKLGQNPYRLEFYDTNSPENWKLLDPDIVILCYDISQRLSLINMRRHWLKEVKLSFRRPDRLPILLLGLKRDLRSEDDPNGIIYPQEAYQQAQEMRIDRYMECSAVTGELIKLAFEDICKTAVMTRKAEGGQTEGGCVAM, from the exons ATGGACGGAGACGCAATCAGAATCTTGCTAGTCGGTGATGAGAAATGTGGAAAGACGTCGTTCATCTC ACGACTGAGCGCTGGCGAAGGAACCGGCCCCATCACGCTGCTCAGAGACATTGATCAACCTTTCATCTTTGAGATCAAGCTTGGCCAAAACCCGTATCGTTTGGAGTTCTACGATACAAATAGCCCCGAAAATTGGAAGCTCCTCGACCCCGACATCGTCATCTTGTGCTACGATATCAGCCAGCGACTCAGTCTCATCAATATGAGAAGACAT TGGCTCAAAGAGGTCAAACTGTCCTTTCGCAGACCCGACCGTCTGCCTATCCTCTTGCTGGGCCTCAAACGAGACCTGAGATCGGAAGATGATCCAAATGGCATCATCTACCCCCAAGAAGCCTACCAGCAGGCGCAGGAGATGCGGATAGACAGATACATGGAGTGCTCTGCGGTGACGGGGGAGCTTATCAAGCTGGCGTTCGAAGACATTTGCAAGACGGCGGTGATGACGCggaaggccgagggcgggCAGACCGAGGGTGGATGTGTCGCCATGTAA
- a CDS encoding RNA polymerase III subunit C17 produces the protein MKILEAQSAVLSNYEVYQHLTERKLGQKKRGERRGPGNLEALARELLQYLRTPPNPLSQDPITYQPGCIPQLLEKLRPYDLAKGEVIMILNLRPASVAALNTVIEEMTERFDENQQEEMVNIIAEVLGTFPQEEGQEEAGDEGAA, from the exons ATGAAGATCCTTGAGGCTCAGTCAGCCGTTCTGTCCAACTATGAGGTTTATCAGCACTTGACCGAACGCAAGCTCGGCCAGAAGAAACGTGGGGAGCGTCGGGGTCCCGGCAACCTGGAGGCACTGGCGAGAGAG CTCCTCCAGTATCTGCGCACACCACCCAACCCGTTGAGCCAGGACCCCATCACCTACCAGCCGGGTTGCATCCCCCAGCTCCTGGAAAAGCTTCGACCATATGACTTGGCCAAGGGCGAGGTCATTATGATCCTCAATCTTCGCCCTGCGTCCGTCGCCGCGTTGAATACCGTCATCGAAGAGATGACGGAGCGCTTCGACGAGAACCAGCAGGAAGAGATGGTCAACATCATCGCCGAAGTCCTCGGCACATTTCCCCAAGAGGAGGGGCAGGAGGAGGCTGGTGACGAGGGCGCTGCTTAG
- a CDS encoding Ribose-phosphate diphosphokinase yields the protein MDLHDPQYQGFFDVPVDNLYGKPLIKRYIQQNIPNFKDAVVISPDAGGAKRATAIADELDMAFALIHKERRPTKYTEQRNASMMLVGDVKDKVCILVDDLIDTGNTITRAAKLLKKEGATHIYALLTHGILSGDAIPRINASAIDKMVVTNTVPQRDHMRVCPKLECLDVSPVFAEAIRRVHHGESISVLFQHN from the exons ATGGACCTCCACGATCCTCAGTATCAGGGCTTCTTCGATGTCCCCGTAGACAACTTGTACGGCAAGCCTCTCATCAAGAGATACATCCAGCAGAACATCCCCAACTTCAAGGATGCTGTTGTCATCAGCCCTGACGCTGGTGGTGCAAAGCGTGCCACCGCTATTGCTGATGAGCTGGACATGGCCTTTGCCCTGATTCACAAG GAGCGACGCCCGACCAAGTACACCGAGCAGCGCAACGCCAGCATGATGCTGGTGGGCGATGTCAAGGACAAGGTCTGCATCCTCGTGGACGATCTCATCGACACCGGCAACACCATCACCCGAGCTGCCAAGCTGCTTAAGAAGGAGGGTGCTACTCACATCTACGCCCTCTTGACCCACGGCATTCTCAGCGGTGACGCCATCCCGCGCATCAACGCCTCGGCCATTGACAAGATGGTCGTCACCAACACTGTCCCCCAGCGAGACCACATGCGGGTCTGCCCCAAGCTCGAGTGCTTGGACG TTTCTCCCGTCTTCGCGGAGGCGATTCGCCGCGTCCATCACGGCGAATCCATCAGCGTCCTTTTCCAGCACAACTAA